The genomic window CGCCGCACCGGCCGCAAAGCCGACCCCGAACTTGTGGCCGGCCTCAGCCGGGGCCGGCAGCAGCCCCAGGGCGAGCACCAGAACCAAGCCCAGCGCGAGTAGCTTGCGCATCAGTCCTTCACCTCCCCGGGGCCCCCCGGCCCCACGCGGATTCTACCCGCTTTAGACCGCGCCAGGCAAGGGGGGTTGAACTGGCAGGGAGCCCCTCCAGCCCCCTCATCCCCACTGACGGGCGCCAGGCATTCGGCCCGGCTGGGGGCGGGCGGACGGCCGGCCCTTGATTTTTTCGGACCCCCAGCCTAGATTCTTGGTGACTCCCAAGAGGTTTCGGGCCGCGGGCCTGCAGCGGGCTCCCCGGTGAGGGCAGGCCTCCGGGGAACGCATCGTCCCCGTACGGGACACTAGGCGCCGCGGGACGAGGTCACTTGGGAGTCATTCCTTTTCCAGTCGCTTCCCCCCCGGCCGAGGCATCTTCCGCGGATCCCACAGGTACAAGGCAAGCGTGGCGGCTGCCAGCAGGAGGGTGAGTCCCGTGATCGTCGCCTGGGAGAGGCCCGGGTAGACCACGGGCTCGATGTACCGCCCGATGAACCCAGGCTGTGCGCCCCGCTCCGCCCACCCGCCCCGAAGCCAGATCTCCAGGGCCGTGAGGGGGCAGAGGAAGGCAAACCCCTGGATGAGGACGGCCAGGCAGACGGCAGAGAGGTGCACCGCCCGGACCCGCCGCCAGCGCAGAAAGAGGATCGGCCCCGCGACGAGGAACACGATGTAGAGGAAGTGAATCAGGACCACCAGGTCGGCCGCCCACGCCGTCATCGCCTCCCCGCGCCCCCGCCT from Candidatus Methylomirabilis sp. includes these protein-coding regions:
- a CDS encoding DUF2784 domain-containing protein, whose amino-acid sequence is RRGRGEAMTAWAADLVVLIHFLYIVFLVAGPILFLRWRRVRAVHLSAVCLAVLIQGFAFLCPLTALEIWLRGGWAERGAQPGFIGRYIEPVVYPGLSQATITGLTLLLAAATLALYLWDPRKMPRPGGKRLEKE